Proteins encoded together in one Muntiacus reevesi chromosome 22, mMunRee1.1, whole genome shotgun sequence window:
- the ZAR1 gene encoding zygote arrest protein 1 → MDALEDVVLDGYLYPACALYSYRCLYPAAAAKGRSGADEGGSRPQGEGYPPVSSFSDGAASWFPGHRQLAAAEYVHSYHRAQLMALLSQVGPRRASTRDAAVQMNPRRDASVQCSLGRRARKSGPGPDPQGAAGAGGSCPASPQRARRGPEQHRPPSRAPRPVRFLRTLAVYSPVTSRCLATLLEGAEAAAGEQRPGKPESERGPPPARPRGPEEGDGPARKASQRPQPEEDEAQAAVPARREQPPPVARVPDAAGERSSSRSPQPGKERLRFQFLEQKYGYYHCKYCNIRWESAYVWCVQGTNKVYYKQFCRTCQKSYNPYRVEDITCQNCKQTRCSCQVKLRHVDPKRPHRQDLCGRCKGKRLSCDSTFSFKYII, encoded by the exons ATGGATGCCCTGGAGGACGTCGTCCTGGATGGTTACCTGTACCCGGCGTGTGCCCTGTATTCCTACCGGTGCCTCTACCCGGCCGCCGCCGCCAAGGGGAGAAGCGGGGCGGACGAGGGGGGCTCGCGACCCCAGGGAGAGGGCTACCCTCCCGTTTCCTCCTTCTCCGACGGCGCGGCCTCGTGGTTCCCGGGCCACCGGCAGCTGGCGGCCGCCGAGTACGTCCACAGCTACCACCGCGCGCAGCTCATGGCCCTGCTGTCGCAGGTGGGCCCCCGCCGGGCCAGCACTCGGGACGCGGCGGTGCAGATGAACCCGCGCCGCGACGCGTCGGTGCAGTGCTCGCTGGGGCGCAGGGCCCGCAAGTCCGGCCCGGGTCCGGATCCCCAGGGCGCGGCGGGCGCGGGCGGCAGCTGCCCGGCCTCCCCGCAGCGCGCCCGCCGGGGCCCGGAGCAGCACCGCCCGCCGAGCCGCGCCCCGCGGCCCGTGCGTTTCCTGCGCACCCTGGCCGTGTACTCGCCCGTGACCTCCCGCTGCCTAGCCACCCTCCTGGAAGGGGCCGAGGCCGCGGCGGGCGAGCAGAGGCCCGGGAAGCCGGAGAGTGAGCGAGGGCCGCCACCTGCGAGGCCCCGAGGCCCCGAGGAGGGAGACGGGCCGGCGAGGAAGGCGTCCCAGCGGCCGCAGCCTGAGGAGGACGAGGCCCAGGCCGCAGTACCGGCGAGGCGCGAGCAGCCCCCGCCGGTGGCCAGGGTCCCGGACGCCGCTGGCGAGAGGTCGTCGTCCCGGAGCCCTCAGCCGGGCAAGGAGCGCCTGCGCTTCCAG TTCTTAGAGCAGAAGTATGGCTACTATCACTGCAAGTACTGCAATATCCGCTGGGAAAGTGcctatgtgtggtgtgtgcaaGGCACTAACAAG gTTTACTACAAGCAGTTTTGCCGAACATGCCAGAAGTCTTATAACCCTTACCGAGTGGAGGATATCACCTGCCAA aattgtAAACAGACTAGATGCTCCTGCCAAGTGAAACTTCGCCACGTGGACCCCAAAAGGCCCCACCGTCAAGATTTGTGTGGGAGATGCAAAGGCAAACGCCTATCTTGTGACAGTACTTTCAGTttcaaatatatcatttaa